The following are encoded in a window of Paenibacillus polymyxa genomic DNA:
- a CDS encoding helix-turn-helix transcriptional regulator, whose amino-acid sequence MSKTDFLSFLVPPLPYFIEGNFTTYQKGDWHPNRYNLGYFDVIIIKEGLLHIGEEDEVWKVTKNYALILEPDKHHFPIEACTEQTSFYWFHFQTNSMWCAQSSPNPIIPSTPIPELHFHSEHTTIHLPKIQKVVNPHELFSKLDYLLASTLKPRKLALWEAQQTFASVFQSLEYDQNNKDSSSKLAEQIEIYLKQNYKNTITNKDLETHFHVHQNYLARCMKVAFQRTPLEYLMDYRLDQGRSLLLQTDWSVQQITEETGFSQASYFSKCFKEKFGMSPKNYRQQYWKPVH is encoded by the coding sequence ATGAGCAAAACAGACTTTCTATCCTTCCTTGTCCCTCCGCTGCCTTATTTCATTGAGGGGAATTTTACTACATATCAAAAAGGGGATTGGCATCCGAATAGGTATAATCTGGGTTATTTTGACGTAATAATCATTAAAGAAGGATTGCTGCACATTGGCGAAGAGGACGAAGTGTGGAAGGTAACTAAAAATTACGCTCTCATTCTTGAACCGGATAAACATCATTTTCCCATTGAGGCATGTACAGAACAAACCTCCTTTTACTGGTTCCATTTTCAAACCAATAGCATGTGGTGCGCACAATCCTCGCCCAATCCTATTATACCCAGCACTCCCATTCCCGAGCTGCACTTTCATTCAGAACATACGACCATTCATTTGCCCAAAATTCAAAAAGTGGTGAATCCACATGAGCTATTTTCGAAATTAGACTATTTACTAGCCTCTACTTTAAAACCTAGAAAACTGGCACTATGGGAGGCCCAACAGACGTTTGCGAGTGTTTTCCAGAGTTTGGAGTATGATCAGAATAATAAAGACAGCTCCTCTAAGTTGGCGGAACAAATCGAAATATACCTAAAACAGAATTACAAAAATACAATCACCAATAAAGATTTGGAGACCCATTTTCACGTACATCAGAACTATCTCGCCAGATGCATGAAGGTCGCTTTCCAGCGCACACCGCTTGAGTATTTAATGGATTATCGCCTGGATCAAGGACGCAGTCTTTTGCTGCAAACTGACTGGTCTGTCCAACAAATTACGGAGGAAACGGGATTCTCCCAAGCAAGCTATTTCTCCAAATGCTTTAAAGAAAAATTCGGAATGTCTCCCAAGAATTACAGACAACAATACTGGAAACCAGTCCATTGA
- a CDS encoding phytase — translation MKSTKLALLAMLTGILVSPELTHAADIQPSGYAPLRTQADKMGATITWDSDDQSVLVKLKNGIVGTFTVGEKQYRLAGLSGKADREIKIVNGNVHLPTKLLTALEAENSKYADPKDAVPTYKVIPSAETEAVEDGEDAADDPAIWLNPVDPEKSRILATNKGGGILVYDLEGKQLQNMKVGKMNNVDLRYGFTLGGKKIDIAGATNRTNNTIDIFSIDGASGKLTNVVGKPIKASMKEVYGFSLYHSLKTDKFYALVLGKEGEFEQYELTDDGSGKIAGKLVRQFKLNTQSEGMVADDEYGTIYIAEEDYAIWKYSAEPDGSTEPLRRVDIADGRRLHDDIEGLTLYYGKDGKGYLMASSQGNSSYAIYERQGDNAYISNFTISASPTVDGTSVTDGIDVLGYGLGKNFPHGIFVAQDDENLQNGKKLNQNFKMVPWERIATGAPTPLTIDDGINPRELVNRSTQ, via the coding sequence ATGAAGTCAACTAAACTAGCATTATTAGCCATGTTAACGGGGATTCTGGTATCACCAGAACTGACCCATGCGGCAGACATTCAGCCATCCGGGTATGCACCACTACGAACACAGGCAGATAAAATGGGGGCGACAATTACATGGGACAGTGATGACCAGTCTGTTTTGGTCAAATTGAAAAATGGCATTGTCGGGACCTTTACAGTTGGTGAGAAGCAATATCGTTTAGCTGGACTAAGCGGAAAAGCGGACCGGGAAATTAAAATAGTGAATGGAAATGTACATCTTCCTACAAAACTTCTTACAGCGCTTGAAGCAGAGAACAGCAAATATGCAGATCCTAAGGACGCAGTTCCCACCTATAAAGTAATCCCCTCTGCCGAAACAGAAGCTGTGGAAGATGGAGAAGACGCAGCCGACGACCCTGCAATCTGGCTCAACCCGGTCGATCCGGAGAAAAGTAGAATTTTAGCAACCAATAAAGGCGGCGGGATTTTAGTATATGATCTGGAAGGTAAGCAACTGCAAAACATGAAGGTCGGAAAAATGAATAACGTGGATCTTCGTTACGGTTTCACATTGGGCGGCAAAAAAATTGATATCGCAGGGGCAACCAATCGAACCAACAACACGATCGATATCTTTTCCATTGACGGTGCATCAGGAAAGCTGACCAACGTGGTTGGCAAACCTATTAAAGCATCTATGAAAGAAGTGTACGGATTCAGCTTATACCATAGCCTCAAGACAGATAAATTTTACGCGCTCGTGTTGGGCAAAGAGGGTGAATTTGAGCAATATGAGCTGACTGACGACGGAAGCGGCAAAATTGCAGGTAAGCTTGTCCGCCAGTTCAAGCTGAATACGCAATCCGAAGGCATGGTTGCTGATGATGAATATGGTACGATCTACATCGCTGAAGAGGATTACGCTATTTGGAAGTATAGTGCCGAGCCAGACGGTTCAACCGAGCCGCTGCGACGTGTGGATATTGCAGATGGGCGCAGACTTCACGATGACATAGAGGGACTTACATTGTATTACGGTAAAGATGGCAAAGGGTACCTCATGGCCTCCAGCCAAGGAAACAGCAGCTATGCGATCTATGAACGACAAGGAGACAATGCATATATAAGCAACTTCACGATTAGCGCGAGCCCTACCGTTGATGGTACATCTGTCACAGACGGTATTGATGTTCTTGGCTACGGATTAGGCAAAAATTTCCCGCATGGTATCTTCGTTGCACAAGATGACGAAAATCTTCAAAATGGAAAAAAGTTGAATCAGAACTTTAAAATGGTGCCCTGGGAGCGAATCGCTACGGGAGCCCCTACCCCGCTAACGATAGACGATGGCATCAACCCGCGTGAATTGGTAAACAGAAGCACGCAGTAA